Proteins encoded in a region of the Falco rusticolus isolate bFalRus1 chromosome 10, bFalRus1.pri, whole genome shotgun sequence genome:
- the AGBL2 gene encoding cytosolic carboxypeptidase 2, giving the protein MQPSPAIRVEGLGGFGGELVPEPYDSFMYSHLRYYGYFRDPVAAHSPPAVQLVLPWGSELCPPGVQSTVAGSSPCFGVVGGFGGVSPPQPSQLGLPALPRVHHSPPAPLGPLAAPGVLEQTPRQGTPVPSVRCRGSLGEPRALFALPSARGPLPAPHWPVECEVIEETIKHIEWVPPEPEPFCQPVGPEQAPATPSKEPGTVVYHFNPAPRGSCFTHARVGGAPGPLSSPAAPLEGPQDTTLLFESRFESGNLQKAVKVGPYEYVLTLRPDLYTCKHTQWFYFRVQNTRQDPLYRFTIANLAKPKSLYSEGLRPLLYSQRDAQSRGIGWRRVGTDLRYYRGGGGGEEPATFCLSWTVRFPHNDDTCFFAHSYPYTYSDLQRYLRALASDPMRSQYCTVRALCRSLAGNTVYLLTITSPAGVAAKRVVVLSARAHPGESGSSWAMQGCLDFLLGAHADAQLLRRLFIFKVVPMLNPDGVVVGNSRCSLAGRDPNRAYRTALRSSFPSVWHLRAMVERVLAEREVVLYCDFHGHSRKNNVFMYGCDSGRAGAGPRLCQRVFPLMLSKNAPDKFSFPSCKFKVQKSKAGTGRVVMWRMGVSNSYTMEAAFGGSTLGGRNSHFTVEDLKSLGYHLCDTLLDFCDPDPAKFQQCLSEVDTLLRQRLGHEPGSGGSWSDVSASELESSTSGSDSSVSDETPAHLCGPAQPQERQRRKQLRSRRARNALNQTNAAYQNHANIPARPGPSRTHRQLALPGTPRGGSAAGEEPRAGSVVTVPSTAGVGAGHRAAIWGSQLDSGTSAVSRHQPLLSTHHPGVTSDSSRDTALGAKLGLSKRWGGQRGGQVAAARRHRAHSHLTTHSTASLPAARRCWACARD; this is encoded by the exons atgcagcccagcccagcgaTCAGGGTTGAGGGACTGGGGGGGTTCGGTGGCGAGCTGGTCCCCGAGCCCTACGACAGCTTCATGTACAGCCACCTGCGCTACTACGGCTACTTCCGAG ACCCCGTTGCCGCCCACAGTCCCCCGGCAGTGCAGttggtgctgccctggggctcAGAGCTGTGTCCTCCTGGCGTGCAGAGCACAGTGGCTGGGTCCTCTCCCTGCTTCGGGGTagtgggtgggtttgggggggtgtCCCCACCCCAACCCTCACAGCTCGGGCTTCCTGCTCTGCCACGAGTGCAtcacagccccccagcccctcttgGTCCTCTTGCAGcccctggggtgctggagcagaCCCCCCGCCAGGGCACACCGGTCCCCTCAGTGCGGTGCCGTGGGTCCCTGGGGGAACCGCGGGCTCTCTTTGCCCTTCCCTCGGCACGGGGACCCCTACCGGCTCCCCACTGGCCTGTTGAGTGCGAAGTCATCGAGGAAACGATCAAGCACATCG AGTGGGTCCCCCCTGAACCGGAGCCCTTCTGCCAGCCCGTGGGTCCTGAGCAGGCTCCAGCCACCCCCAGCAAGGAGCCTGGCACTGTTGTCTACCACTTCAACCCAG CACCCCGAGGCTCCTGCTTCACTCATGCCCGGGTCGGGGGGGCCCCTGGTCCCCTCTCCTCACCAGCGGCCCCCTTGGAGGGTCCCCAGGACACCACACTGCTCTTCGAATCCCGCTTTGAGAGCGGCAACCTCCAGAAAGCTGTCAAGGT GGGCCCCTACGAGTACGTGCTGACACTGCGGCCAGACCTGTACACCTGCAAGCACACCCAGTGGTTCTACTTCCGCGTCCAAAACACCCGGCAAGACCCTCTCTACCGCTTCACCATCGCCAACCTGGCAAAGCCCAAGAGCCTCTACAGCGAGGGCTTGCGGCCGCTGCTCTACTCCCAGCGGGATGCCCAGAGCCGTGGCATCGGCTGGCGCCGCGTCGGGACTGACCTCCGCTACTACCGGGGGGGTGGTGGCGGGGAGGAGCCGGCCACCTTCTGCCTCTCCTGGACAGTGCGCTTCCCCCACAACGATGACACTTGCTTCTTTGCCCACTCCTACCCCTACACCTACTCTGACCTGCAGCGCTACCTGCGGGCACTGGCAAGTGACCCAATGCGTTCACAGTACTGCACGGTGCGGGCTCTGTGCCGCAGCTTGGCCGGTAACACCGTCTACCTGCTGACCATCACCAGCCCTGCCGGTGTGGCGGCCAAGCGGGTGGTGGTGCTGAGTGCCCGCGCACACCCCGGGGAGAGCGGCAGCTCCTGGGCCATGCAGGGCTGCCTCGACTTCCTCCTTGGTGCCCACGCTGATGCGCAGCTCCTGCGCCGGCTCTTCATTTTCAAGGTGGTGCCCATGCTCAACCCCGAcggggtggtggtgggcaaCTCGCGCTGCTCCCTGGCAGGCCGCGATCCCAACAGGGCTTACAGGACGGCGCTCCGCAGCTCATTCCCCAGCGTGTGGCACCTTCGGGCCATGGTTGAGAG GGTGCTGGCGGAGCGGGAGGTGGTGCTGTACTGCGACTTCCATGGGCACAGCCGGAAGAACAATGTCTTCATGTATGGCTGTGAcagtggcagggctggtgctgggccaCGGCTGTGCCAGCGCGTCTTCCCCCTGATGCTGAGCAAAAACGCCCCCGACAAG ttctccttccccagctgcaagTTTAAAGtgcagaagagcaaagcagggACGGGCAGGGTGGTCATGTGGCGCATGGGTGTCTCCAACAGCTACACCATGGAGGCAGCCTTCGGTGGCTCCACGCTGG GCGGAAGGAACTCGCACTTTACTGTCGAAGACCTCAAGTCGCTGGGCTACCACCTCTGTGACACCCTGCTTGACTTCTGTGACCCTGATCCCGCCAAG TTCCAGCAGTGCCTGTCAGAGGTGGACACGCTGCTGAGGCAGCGGCTGGGCCATGAGCCGGGCTCTGGGGGCAGCTGGAGTGACGTCTCCGCCTCAGAGCTTGAGTCCAG CACCAGCGGCTCTGACAGCTCCGTGTCCGATGAGACCCCGGCTCACCTCTGTGGCCCGGCACAGCCG CAGGAGCgacagaggaggaagcagcTGCGGAGCCGAAGAGCGAGGAATGCCTTGAACCAGACAAACGCTGCCTACCAGAACCATGCCAACATCCCG GCCAGGCCAGGGCCCTCCAGGACCCACCGGCAGCTGGCTCTCCCCGGGACCCCAAGGGGAGGCAGTGCGGCGGGagaggagcccagagctggCTCTGTTGTAACCgttcccagcacagctggagtgGGGGCTGGACACCGTGCTGCCATCTGGGGATCTCAGCTGGACAGTGGCACCAGTGCAGTGTCGCGCCATCAGCCACTGCTGAGCACCCACCACCCTGGTGTCACCAGTGATTCCTCACGGGATACAGCCCTGGGAGCCAAACTGGGGCTGTCCAAGCGGTGGGGTgggcagcggggcgggcaggTGGCTGCTGCCCGCAGGCACAGGGCACATTCCCACCTCACCACCCACAGCACGGCCtcgctgcccgctgcccgccgctgCTGGGCCTGTGCTCGGGATTAA
- the MTCH2 gene encoding mitochondrial carrier homolog 2, translated as MADAASQVLLGSGLTVLSQPLMYVKVLVQVGYEPLPPTLGRNVFGRQVYQLPGLFSYAKHIVKVDGRAGLFKGLTPRLCSSAIGTVVHSKVLQRYQEAEQAEPGTSKKEPVSSLEQVLKETSREMVARSAATLITHPFHVITLRCMVQFIGRETKYSGTLSAFATIYREEGILGFFAGLIPRLLGDILSLWLCNMLAYLINTYALENGVSTMAEMKSYSQAVTGFFASMLTYPFVLVSNLMAVNNCGLAGGLFPYAPTYSSWLDCWSQLHREGNMSRGNSLFFRKVPAGKRYVWEERRFR; from the exons ATGGCGGACGCGGCCTcgcaggtgctgctgggctcGGGGCTGACCGTGCTCTCGCAGCCCCTCATGTACGTGAAGGTGCTGGTGCAG GTGGGGTACGAGCCGCTGCCGCCCACCCTGGGGAGGAACGTCTTCGGGCGCCAGGTCTACCAGCTGCCGGGCCTCTTCTCGTACG ccAAGCACATCGTGAAGGTTGACGGAAGAGCGGGACTCTTCAAAGGCCTCACCCCCCGCCTCTGCTCCAGCGCCATCGGCACTGTGGTGCACAGCAAAGTGCTGCAG CGGTACCAGGAGGCCGAGCAGGCTGAG CCTGGCACCAGCAAGAAGGAGCCCGTGTCCTCACTGGAGCAGGTTCTCaaggag ACCTCCCGAGAGATGGTCGCTCGCTCTGCTGCCACGCTCATCACCCACCCCTTTCATG TAATCACCCTACGCTGCATGGTGCAGTTCATCGGCCGGGAGACCAAGTACAG TGGGACACTAAGCGCCTTCGCCACGATTTACCGAGAAGAGGGTATCCTGGGCTTCTTCGC cGGCCTCATCCCCCGGCTCCTCGGGGACATCCTTTCACTCTGGCTCTGCAACATGCTGGCCTACCTCATCAACACGTACGCGCTGGAGAATGGG GTCTCAACCATGGCAGAGATGAAGAGCTACTCACAGGCAGTCACTGGA TTCTTTGCCAGCATGCTGACCTACCCCTTCGTGCTGGTCTCCAACCTGATGGCCGTCAATAACTGCGG gctggctgggggccTCTTCCCCTACGCACCCACCTACTCCTCCTGGCTGGactgctggagccagctgcacAGGGAG GGCAACATGAGCCGAGGGAACAGCCTGTTTTTCCGCAAGGTGCCCGCAGGGAAGCGATACgtgtgggaggagaggaggtttCGCTGA
- the NUDT8 gene encoding nucleoside diphosphate-linked moiety X motif 8 — translation MLHSWRGWLHTLGLLHAWPEHPGGGGPGPAPPPPPVPAAPWRRRRERRCWAVGASGGAGRGWRRRRGGGGGAAAAAAAVLVPLCSVRGRPALLFTLRSRRLGGPHSGDVSFPGGRRDPADGDAVATALRETREELGVAVAAPSVWGQLRPLPDRQGQMVAPVVANLGPLEDWTLTPNPDEVEEVFTLPLAHLLREENQGYTHFRTAGRYGYTLPVFLNGPHKVWGLTAIITELTLELLLPNGYRRKTYMPARSPST, via the exons ATGTTGCACAGCTGGCGGGGGTGGTTGCACACCCTGGGGCTGTTGCACGCCTG GCCGGAGCACCCGGGAGGGGGCGGGCCCGGGCcggcaccgcccccccccccggtgcccGCGGCGCCATGGCGgaggcggcgggagcggcgctGCTGGGCGGTGGGAGCGAGCGGCGGTGCCGGGcgcggctggcggcggcggcggggcggcggggggggggcggcggcggcggcggcggccgtgCTGGTGCCGCTGTGCTCGGtgcgcggccgccccgcgctGCTCTTCACCCTCCGCTCCCGCCGCCTGGGCGGCCCCCACAGCGGCGACGTCAG CTTCCCCGGGGGGCGGCGCGACCCGGCGGACGGCGACGCGGTGGCCACGGCGCTGCGGGAGACGCgggaggagctgggggtggcGGTGGCGGCACCGAGCGTCTGGGGGCAGCTGCGGCCGCTGCCCGACCGG CAGGGACAGATGGTGGCTCCCGTTGTGGCCAACCTGGGGCCCTTGGAGGACTGGACATTAACCCCCAACCCCGATGAG GTGGAGGAGGTCTTCACCCTGCCCCTGGCTCACCTGCTGCGGGAGGAGAACCAGGGCTACACCCATTTCCGCACCGCCGGCCGCTATGGCTACACCCTGCCTGTCTTCCTCAACGGCCCCCACAAGGTCTGGGGGCTGACAGCCATCATCACCGAGCTGAcgctggagctgctgctgcccaatGGCTACCGCAGGAAGACCTACATGCCGGCACGAAGCCCCTCGACGTGA